In Candidatus Binatia bacterium, one DNA window encodes the following:
- a CDS encoding acyl-CoA dehydrogenase family protein encodes MSATNVKLTSEEESRRLAEESREQEWAGRTFIREMFLGNFIVDMIHPFPTHRDERPEFRRFYEDLKQFLRDHVDPVEIDETGEYPPHVIDGLRKLGAFGMKIPVEYGGLGFSVTEYTTAMQMVGSYDGNIAALLSAHQSIGVPQPLKLFGTHEQKQKYLPACAKGAISAFALTEPHVGSDPASLSTTAELQGDFYVLNGEKLWCTNGTLAELLVVMARDPKTKKISCFIVETSWPGVKVEHRCRFMGLKALGNGVISFKDVRVPKENLVGEEGKGLKIALITLNTGRLTLPATCAGLAKTCLEICRGWAAERTQWGVPIWKHEAISHVIAEMAATTYAMDSVSRLASAMADRGGYDIRLEAAAAKEWNTTRAWEIVDKTLQLRGGRGYETEKSLAGREEFPVPVERLMRDSRINLIFEGSSEIMHLFMAREAVDKHLEVAGAMIDPKKGFGAKLAAMPGILGFYAKWYPPLWFRGMSSSKRYASWGKLAAHVRFVERSCRKLARSSFHGMAVYQAKMERKQGFLFRCVDIVMELFAMAATLSRTKTMLDNGDPEAGRAVELCDLFCRLSQRKVRKLFADLWSNEDARRNAVAASVMAGNHAWLEKGILEIGLDKQENYKTVSLTERRRRQEAATPEVSAAVS; translated from the coding sequence TTGAGTGCAACGAACGTGAAGCTGACCAGCGAAGAGGAATCGCGCCGCCTTGCCGAGGAGTCCCGCGAGCAGGAGTGGGCCGGGCGGACGTTCATCCGCGAGATGTTCCTCGGCAACTTCATCGTCGACATGATCCACCCGTTCCCGACGCACCGGGACGAGCGACCCGAGTTCCGACGCTTCTACGAGGATCTCAAGCAGTTCCTGCGTGACCACGTCGATCCGGTCGAGATCGACGAGACCGGCGAGTACCCGCCGCACGTGATCGACGGTCTGCGCAAGCTCGGCGCCTTCGGGATGAAGATCCCGGTCGAGTACGGCGGCCTCGGCTTCTCGGTCACCGAGTACACGACGGCGATGCAGATGGTCGGCAGCTACGACGGCAACATCGCCGCGCTGCTGTCGGCGCACCAGTCGATCGGCGTGCCGCAGCCGCTGAAGCTCTTCGGCACGCACGAGCAGAAGCAGAAGTACCTGCCGGCGTGCGCGAAGGGCGCGATCTCGGCGTTCGCGCTCACCGAGCCGCACGTCGGCTCGGACCCCGCGAGCCTGTCGACCACCGCCGAGCTGCAGGGCGACTTCTACGTGCTGAACGGCGAGAAGCTCTGGTGCACGAACGGCACGCTCGCCGAGCTGCTCGTCGTGATGGCGCGCGATCCGAAGACCAAGAAGATCTCGTGCTTCATCGTCGAGACGAGCTGGCCCGGCGTGAAGGTCGAGCACCGCTGCCGCTTCATGGGCCTCAAGGCGCTCGGCAACGGCGTGATCAGCTTCAAGGACGTCCGCGTGCCGAAGGAGAACCTGGTCGGCGAGGAGGGCAAGGGCCTCAAGATCGCGCTGATCACGCTCAACACCGGACGCTTGACGCTGCCCGCGACCTGCGCCGGCCTCGCCAAGACCTGCCTCGAGATCTGCCGCGGCTGGGCCGCCGAGCGCACGCAGTGGGGCGTGCCGATCTGGAAGCACGAGGCGATCTCGCACGTCATCGCCGAGATGGCAGCGACCACCTACGCGATGGACTCGGTGTCGCGCCTCGCGTCGGCGATGGCCGACCGCGGCGGCTACGACATCCGCCTCGAGGCCGCGGCGGCGAAGGAGTGGAACACGACCCGCGCCTGGGAGATCGTCGACAAGACGCTGCAGCTCCGCGGCGGCCGCGGCTACGAGACCGAGAAGTCGCTCGCCGGCCGCGAGGAGTTCCCGGTGCCCGTCGAGCGCCTGATGCGCGACAGCCGCATCAACCTGATCTTCGAGGGCTCGAGCGAGATCATGCACCTGTTCATGGCGCGTGAGGCGGTCGACAAGCACCTCGAGGTCGCGGGCGCGATGATCGACCCGAAGAAGGGCTTCGGCGCCAAGCTCGCCGCGATGCCGGGCATCCTCGGCTTCTACGCCAAGTGGTACCCGCCGCTGTGGTTCCGCGGCATGTCGAGCTCGAAGCGCTACGCGAGCTGGGGCAAGCTCGCGGCGCACGTCCGCTTCGTCGAGCGCTCGTGCCGCAAGCTCGCGCGCTCGAGCTTCCACGGCATGGCGGTCTACCAGGCCAAGATGGAGCGCAAGCAGGGCTTCCTGTTCCGCTGCGTCGACATCGTCATGGAGCTGTTCGCGATGGCGGCGACGCTGTCGCGCACCAAGACCATGCTCGACAACGGCGATCCCGAGGCCGGGCGCGCGGTCGAGCTCTGCGACCTGTTCTGCCGTCTCTCGCAGCGCAAGGTGCGCAAGCTCTTCGCCGACCTGTGGAGCAACGAGGACGCGCGGCGCAACGCGGTCGCGGCGAGCGTCATGGCCGGCAACCACGCCTGGCTCGAGAAGGGCATCCTGGAGATCGGGCTCGACAAGCAGGAGAACTACAAGACGGTGTCCCTCACCGAGCGCCGCCGGCGGCAGGAAGCCGCGACGCCGGAGGTCAGCGCCGCGGTTTCGTGA
- a CDS encoding alpha/beta hydrolase: protein MVAVALATTLRPARALDVPPDDSLQGASASASLALRLAALVPDDAADELPARVAAARSDCAALASASCDPATLARCTGSLAGLFDTVADVRAGKTDPLAVEYARVARNVLADALSRLAWARDAVRARRCDALAPSSEVPAHVLAIDGALLDVRPLRALRAGRRYALVAPGASQEDVAALRASLRRGRAARGGDAEAPVLVAPPVTPTLAEAGYERDFAGHALRFDDARARALLRRIAEQAENTDGLGSSPRLRLELPEPATGEALARLRLAFVPAASATPADTIATFRTRDVRAPWAARRARLASLVCADGEGRGVALEEAKVGLPGARAALVLRGRVPSLAVDADATTAEGGAKLDVPFLLALPADWSDATPVVLLVHGHGSRADAFLKTHAAGLVARGLAALALELPGHGERSGEPPFLDVLAPERLPTSIAQAAVDVLATIRLARGCGFRLPDGRSYRPSDVLYLGYSVGSVIGVLVRAVEPDLGTTVLLAPAGDLVDWPIVQMPKQLGAEVYKICRAGPKRGTPCPTDDVCGDPAACEIDPQVMLLWDALRFPYAHALAPVEPTAYATERTGAASDAPLLLIAGGKDQTLTDRMTGRLADAYGMKPTSGGGRRGPHARLVWWDDLGHELAADPRVKQQAYAFLASRGRRLADRPSSSGD from the coding sequence GTGGTCGCCGTCGCGCTCGCGACCACGCTCCGTCCGGCGCGCGCGCTCGACGTGCCGCCGGACGATTCGCTCCAGGGCGCGTCGGCGTCGGCGTCGCTGGCGCTGCGCCTCGCCGCGCTCGTGCCGGACGATGCCGCCGACGAGCTGCCGGCGCGCGTCGCGGCGGCGCGGAGCGACTGCGCCGCGCTCGCGTCCGCGTCGTGCGACCCTGCGACGCTCGCGCGCTGCACTGGCTCACTCGCGGGCTTGTTCGACACCGTCGCCGACGTGCGCGCGGGCAAGACGGATCCGCTCGCCGTCGAGTACGCGCGCGTCGCGCGCAACGTCCTCGCCGACGCGCTCTCGCGGCTCGCCTGGGCGCGCGACGCGGTCCGCGCGCGGCGCTGCGACGCGCTCGCGCCGTCGAGCGAGGTTCCGGCGCACGTGCTCGCGATCGACGGCGCGCTGCTCGACGTCCGCCCGCTGCGGGCGCTGCGTGCGGGGCGACGCTACGCGCTGGTCGCGCCCGGCGCGTCGCAGGAAGACGTCGCGGCGCTGCGCGCGAGCCTGCGTCGAGGGCGCGCGGCGCGCGGCGGCGACGCCGAGGCGCCGGTTCTGGTCGCGCCCCCCGTCACGCCGACGCTGGCCGAGGCGGGCTACGAGCGCGACTTCGCCGGCCACGCGCTGCGCTTCGACGACGCGCGGGCGCGCGCGCTCCTGCGGCGCATCGCCGAGCAGGCGGAGAACACCGACGGCCTCGGCTCGAGCCCGCGCCTGCGGCTCGAGCTCCCTGAGCCCGCGACCGGCGAGGCGCTCGCGCGACTGCGGCTCGCGTTCGTGCCCGCTGCGTCGGCGACGCCCGCCGACACCATCGCGACCTTCCGGACCCGCGACGTGCGCGCGCCGTGGGCCGCGCGGCGCGCGCGTCTCGCGTCGCTGGTCTGCGCCGACGGCGAAGGCAGGGGTGTCGCGCTGGAGGAGGCGAAGGTCGGTCTCCCCGGCGCGCGCGCTGCGCTCGTGCTGCGCGGACGCGTGCCGTCGCTCGCCGTCGACGCGGACGCGACGACGGCGGAGGGCGGCGCGAAGCTCGACGTGCCGTTCCTGCTCGCGTTACCCGCCGACTGGAGCGACGCGACGCCGGTCGTGCTCCTCGTGCACGGCCACGGTTCGCGCGCCGACGCGTTCCTGAAGACGCACGCGGCGGGGCTCGTCGCGCGCGGGCTCGCGGCGCTGGCGCTCGAGCTGCCGGGGCACGGCGAGCGCAGCGGCGAGCCGCCGTTCCTCGACGTCCTCGCCCCCGAGCGCTTGCCGACCAGCATCGCGCAGGCGGCGGTCGACGTGCTCGCGACGATCCGGCTCGCGCGCGGCTGCGGCTTTCGCCTTCCCGACGGACGCAGCTACAGGCCCAGCGACGTCCTCTACCTGGGCTACTCGGTGGGGAGCGTGATCGGCGTGCTCGTGCGCGCGGTCGAGCCCGACCTCGGCACGACCGTGCTGCTCGCGCCGGCCGGCGATCTCGTCGACTGGCCGATCGTCCAGATGCCGAAGCAGCTCGGCGCCGAGGTCTACAAGATCTGCCGCGCGGGCCCGAAGCGCGGGACGCCGTGTCCGACCGACGACGTCTGCGGCGACCCGGCGGCGTGCGAGATCGACCCTCAGGTGATGCTGCTGTGGGACGCGCTGCGCTTTCCGTACGCGCATGCTCTCGCGCCCGTCGAGCCGACCGCGTACGCCACCGAGCGCACCGGAGCCGCGAGCGACGCGCCGCTGCTGCTGATCGCGGGCGGCAAGGACCAGACGCTCACCGACCGCATGACCGGACGGCTCGCCGACGCCTACGGCATGAAGCCGACGTCCGGCGGCGGTCGCCGCGGACCGCACGCGCGCCTCGTCTGGTGGGACGACCTCGGCCACGAGCTCGCCGCCGACCCGCGCGTCAAGCAACAAGCCTACGCGTTTCTCGCCTCGCGCGGGCGTCGCCTCGCGGACCGTCCTTCGAGCTCGGGTGACTGA
- a CDS encoding M48 family metallopeptidase, translating to MRSQPTPPVRLARRWALVVLILVAAACATSPLGRRQLRLLPNDQIAGMGATAFQEIKQETPQARDARTTRYVRCVADAIAAQASSHPDAPKQWEVVVFAEDEANAFALPGGKIGVYTGIVEVAKNQDQLATVIGHEVAHVLAQHANERVSQQMVAGALMQVAGQAMDPRLAAALGVGAQVGVLLPFSRSQESEADLVGLDLMASAGFDPRQSVAFWENMEKAGGGRSPEFLSTHPSGATRMRDLNERIPHAMKLYEQAVAAGRRPKCG from the coding sequence GTGCGCAGCCAACCGACACCGCCCGTGCGCCTGGCGCGACGCTGGGCGCTCGTCGTCCTGATCCTCGTCGCCGCAGCCTGTGCGACCTCGCCGCTCGGCCGCCGACAGCTCCGCTTGCTGCCGAACGACCAGATCGCCGGCATGGGCGCGACCGCCTTCCAGGAGATCAAGCAGGAGACGCCGCAGGCGCGCGACGCGAGGACCACGCGCTACGTGCGCTGCGTCGCCGACGCGATCGCCGCACAAGCGAGCTCGCATCCGGACGCCCCCAAGCAGTGGGAGGTCGTCGTCTTCGCCGAGGACGAGGCGAACGCGTTCGCGCTGCCGGGCGGCAAGATCGGCGTCTACACCGGCATCGTCGAGGTCGCGAAGAACCAGGACCAGCTCGCGACCGTGATCGGCCACGAGGTCGCGCACGTGCTCGCGCAGCACGCGAACGAGCGCGTCTCGCAGCAGATGGTCGCGGGCGCGCTGATGCAGGTCGCGGGTCAAGCGATGGATCCGCGGCTCGCCGCCGCGCTCGGCGTCGGCGCGCAGGTCGGCGTGCTGCTGCCGTTCTCGCGCTCGCAGGAGAGCGAGGCCGACCTGGTCGGGCTCGACCTGATGGCGAGCGCCGGCTTCGACCCGCGGCAGAGCGTCGCCTTCTGGGAGAACATGGAGAAGGCAGGCGGCGGGCGCTCGCCCGAGTTCCTCTCGACCCACCCGTCGGGCGCGACCCGCATGCGCGACCTGAACGAGCGCATCCCGCACGCGATGAAGCTCTACGAGCAGGCGGTCGCGGCGGGACGTCGCCCGAAGTGCGGCTGA
- a CDS encoding adenylate/guanylate cyclase domain-containing protein produces the protein MHCVRCATELIPGKRFCHACGTPVGSPCPSCGAVTEASYRFCPDCGHALAAGAAHAEASASAGLESSAASERLASAAPSERAAAGERAAASNGGGSVGANAIAGVAARGAVPRATGANGAVDARAQASDELRDRLRRHMPESLANRLVATPGAATGERKRVTVLFCDIAGSVEIADRLDAEEYRELLDQYVELCIREIYRFEGIVNQLAGDGVMALFGAPVAHEDAPERAIRAALAIREALVRLNETKLSGRDFELKARFGINTGPVVVGTVGNDLKMDYTATGDTTNLASRLESLAQPNAILISAATERLVRGRFEMREVGPLTVKGKRDAVVAYEVLGTLDDADAMSLRPGRTLTRLVGRDEELAQLEACYRRLHGRLPQVVSVIGEAGSGRSRLIYEFKQRLARELPIILEARCSSLSHMLPYAPWASMLRHYFELPAGEYCGKASQIVCRRLAEIDEHLVEIEPKLARIFSLPSEPTFESPDDVKRDVFEAVAHLFVAMSNKAPLVMILEDIDWMDDASREMLDLAVAKARGVRMMMVVSHRPDFEPHWRPAAAYTQLHLRSLAFEQATAVVRAIAGGELPAELEERICEKAEGNPFFLEEITRAILEDGSLVKSGGRLRLTRPIQDILIPETVQEVIGARIDRLRPAAKRTAQVAAVLGRQFRRDQLEQLLEGEGIDVAAELEHLEHRGIIHRKTVLSEDEFRFGESVTQEIAYDSLLLRERRALHGRIARLLDEAPGERTAERSALLAHHFARSDDRDKAIEALLRAAADAERVPSYHAAREFYAAAWGIASSALDDGAGADEALQRQALAAALGLCHMSIIYTSVGDMEEIERVARRGRALAQALDVKPACAAFPSYEGLAAIAGGSERFARGVALVEEGLAIARRENLGFNAVNISRGLAFAYLFDGRFVESLDIVEHALAELEVMQHPGKPTDLWFGVRFMRETVLFHADQVDAAMESARETHEHATRHNNRTVRTGTSSLLAQAHFMRGEYAEALRWAELSLEIAREIGNIGACRPSASLALAARVELGMPPMPSRFLRHIEAGLQGSTNLPLYVGTVIEALVAIGELKRGESVLEHVDRQSGGRFRDALCANARAELLRHDPRRLADAERHARRAVALAEETGARSTLATALVTAAQIALARGEEERAKHDLVRGLALARELRMGRYEQRAAALLADLAPGAVAAQPEP, from the coding sequence GTGCACTGCGTTCGCTGTGCCACCGAGCTGATCCCCGGAAAGCGCTTCTGTCACGCGTGCGGCACGCCCGTCGGGAGCCCCTGCCCGAGCTGCGGCGCCGTCACCGAGGCGAGCTACCGCTTCTGCCCGGACTGCGGCCACGCGCTGGCGGCGGGCGCGGCCCACGCGGAGGCTTCCGCTTCGGCGGGGCTCGAATCCTCCGCCGCGAGCGAGCGCCTCGCGAGCGCCGCGCCCTCTGAGCGCGCCGCCGCAGGCGAGCGCGCCGCGGCGAGCAACGGCGGCGGCAGCGTGGGCGCGAACGCGATCGCGGGCGTCGCGGCGCGCGGCGCCGTCCCCCGCGCGACGGGCGCGAACGGCGCCGTCGACGCGCGCGCGCAGGCGAGCGACGAGCTGCGCGACCGGCTGCGGCGCCACATGCCGGAGAGCCTCGCCAATCGGCTGGTCGCGACACCGGGGGCGGCGACCGGCGAGCGCAAGCGGGTCACCGTGCTGTTCTGCGACATCGCGGGATCCGTCGAGATCGCCGACCGCCTCGACGCCGAGGAGTACCGCGAGCTGCTCGACCAGTACGTCGAGCTCTGCATCCGCGAGATCTACCGCTTCGAGGGCATCGTCAATCAACTCGCAGGCGACGGCGTCATGGCGCTGTTCGGCGCGCCCGTCGCGCACGAGGACGCGCCCGAGCGCGCGATCCGCGCGGCGCTCGCGATCCGCGAAGCGCTCGTGCGGCTCAACGAGACCAAGCTCTCGGGCCGCGACTTCGAGCTCAAGGCGCGCTTCGGGATCAACACCGGTCCGGTGGTCGTCGGCACGGTCGGCAACGACCTGAAGATGGACTATACGGCGACCGGCGACACGACCAACCTCGCGTCGCGCCTCGAGTCGCTCGCGCAGCCGAACGCGATCCTGATCAGCGCCGCGACCGAGCGCCTGGTGCGCGGACGCTTCGAGATGCGCGAGGTCGGCCCGCTCACGGTGAAGGGCAAGCGCGACGCGGTGGTCGCCTACGAGGTGCTCGGCACGCTCGACGACGCGGACGCGATGAGCCTGCGTCCGGGGCGCACGCTGACCCGGCTCGTCGGACGCGACGAGGAGCTCGCGCAGCTCGAAGCCTGCTACCGACGTCTGCACGGCCGCCTGCCGCAGGTGGTCTCCGTGATCGGCGAGGCCGGCAGCGGTCGCTCGCGGCTGATCTACGAGTTCAAGCAGCGGCTCGCGCGCGAGCTGCCGATCATCCTCGAGGCGCGCTGCTCGTCGCTGAGCCACATGCTGCCGTACGCGCCGTGGGCGTCGATGCTGCGCCACTACTTCGAGCTGCCCGCAGGCGAGTACTGCGGCAAGGCGTCGCAGATCGTCTGCCGCCGCCTCGCCGAGATCGACGAGCACCTCGTCGAGATCGAGCCCAAGCTCGCGCGGATCTTCTCGCTGCCGAGCGAGCCCACGTTCGAGTCGCCGGACGACGTCAAGCGCGACGTCTTCGAGGCCGTCGCCCACCTCTTCGTGGCGATGAGCAACAAGGCTCCGCTGGTGATGATCCTCGAGGACATCGACTGGATGGACGACGCGTCGCGCGAGATGCTCGACCTCGCGGTCGCGAAGGCGCGCGGCGTGCGCATGATGATGGTGGTCAGCCACCGGCCGGACTTCGAGCCGCACTGGCGTCCGGCCGCCGCGTACACGCAGCTCCACCTGCGCTCGCTGGCCTTCGAGCAGGCGACCGCCGTGGTGCGCGCGATCGCGGGCGGCGAGCTACCCGCCGAGCTCGAGGAGCGCATCTGCGAGAAGGCCGAGGGCAATCCCTTCTTCCTCGAGGAGATCACGCGCGCGATCCTCGAGGACGGCTCGCTGGTCAAGAGCGGCGGACGCTTGCGCTTGACGCGGCCGATCCAGGACATCCTCATCCCCGAGACGGTGCAGGAGGTGATCGGCGCGCGCATCGATCGCCTGCGTCCCGCCGCGAAGCGCACCGCGCAGGTCGCAGCCGTGCTCGGACGCCAGTTCCGCCGCGATCAGCTCGAGCAGCTCCTCGAGGGCGAGGGCATCGACGTCGCGGCCGAGCTCGAGCACCTCGAGCACCGCGGCATCATCCACCGCAAGACCGTGCTGTCGGAGGACGAGTTCCGCTTCGGCGAGAGCGTGACGCAGGAGATCGCCTACGACTCGCTGCTGCTGCGCGAGCGGCGCGCCCTGCACGGCCGCATCGCGCGGCTCCTCGACGAAGCGCCGGGCGAGCGGACCGCCGAGCGCTCCGCGCTGCTCGCGCACCACTTCGCGCGCAGCGACGATCGCGACAAAGCGATCGAGGCGCTGCTGCGCGCGGCCGCCGACGCCGAGCGCGTGCCGTCCTACCACGCGGCGCGCGAGTTCTACGCCGCCGCGTGGGGGATCGCGTCGAGCGCGCTCGACGACGGCGCCGGCGCCGACGAGGCGCTGCAGCGTCAAGCACTCGCCGCCGCGCTCGGCCTCTGCCACATGAGCATCATCTACACGTCGGTCGGCGACATGGAGGAAATCGAGCGCGTCGCCCGGCGCGGACGCGCGCTCGCGCAGGCGCTCGACGTCAAGCCGGCGTGCGCCGCCTTTCCGTCGTACGAGGGACTCGCCGCGATCGCCGGCGGGAGCGAGCGCTTCGCGCGCGGCGTCGCGCTGGTCGAGGAAGGCCTCGCGATCGCGCGCCGCGAGAACCTCGGCTTCAACGCGGTCAACATCTCGCGCGGCCTCGCCTTCGCGTACTTGTTCGACGGGCGCTTCGTGGAGTCGCTCGACATCGTCGAGCACGCGCTCGCCGAGCTCGAGGTGATGCAGCACCCGGGCAAGCCGACCGACCTGTGGTTCGGCGTCCGCTTCATGCGCGAGACCGTGCTGTTCCACGCCGATCAGGTCGACGCCGCGATGGAGTCGGCGCGCGAGACGCACGAGCATGCGACGCGGCACAACAACCGCACCGTGCGCACCGGGACGTCGTCGCTGCTCGCGCAGGCGCACTTCATGCGCGGCGAGTACGCGGAAGCGCTGCGCTGGGCGGAGCTCAGCCTCGAGATCGCGCGCGAGATCGGCAACATCGGCGCCTGCCGCCCGTCGGCGTCGCTGGCGCTCGCCGCACGCGTCGAGCTCGGCATGCCGCCGATGCCGTCGCGCTTCCTGCGTCACATCGAGGCCGGTCTGCAGGGCTCGACCAACCTGCCGCTCTACGTGGGCACCGTGATCGAGGCGCTGGTCGCGATCGGCGAGCTGAAGCGCGGCGAGAGCGTGCTCGAGCACGTCGACCGCCAGTCCGGCGGACGCTTCCGCGACGCGCTGTGCGCGAACGCGCGCGCCGAGCTGCTGCGCCACGACCCGCGCCGGCTCGCCGACGCCGAGCGCCACGCGCGGCGCGCCGTCGCGCTCGCCGAGGAGACCGGCGCGCGCTCGACGCTCGCCACCGCGCTCGTCACCGCGGCGCAGATCGCGCTCGCGCGCGGCGAGGAAGAGCGCGCGAAGCACGACCTCGTGCGCGGGCTCGCGCTCGCGCGCGAGCTGCGCATGGGACGCTACGAGCAGCGCGCGGCGGCGCTGCTCGCCGACCTTGCGCCGGGCGCGGTTGCGGCACAACCTGAGCCGTAG
- a CDS encoding lysyl oxidase family protein: protein MRPRRARLASLATALVAAATLAPGGTRAQESGPDLVLDVEQMRATARLSTAIFHPPGRAPRLDATIPISGTCVLHPDENCVGGPGIRKLLRFDVLVHNRGTEDLVVGNPRERSDLFVYSACHRHYHFRDAALYELLDASGTVVKTGRKQGFCIEDTLPSDDGPAPPRRYDCTSQGVQVGWADWYPAVLDCQWIDVTDVPPGDYVLRVFWNPTRRMPETRLDNNEGRVPITIPAPSDAPPVVEAIHHPTATTTARTGDVLEVRWSAHDDVEVVTQEVWLTTDDGTTWQQLVGDVPGERASFRWRVPARIASPSARLKVVVRDASVQRGELESAPFRIVRVPGKPLPKGDAKD from the coding sequence ATGCGTCCCCGCCGCGCCCGGCTCGCGTCGCTGGCTACCGCGCTCGTCGCGGCGGCGACGCTCGCGCCCGGCGGGACGCGCGCGCAGGAGAGCGGCCCGGATCTCGTGCTTGACGTCGAGCAGATGCGCGCCACCGCGCGCCTCTCGACCGCGATCTTCCACCCGCCGGGCCGCGCGCCGCGGCTCGACGCGACGATCCCGATCTCCGGCACCTGCGTGCTTCACCCCGACGAGAACTGCGTCGGCGGACCCGGCATCCGCAAGCTGCTGCGCTTCGACGTCCTGGTGCACAATCGCGGCACCGAGGATCTCGTGGTCGGCAACCCGCGCGAGCGCTCGGACCTGTTCGTCTACAGCGCCTGCCACCGCCACTACCACTTCCGCGACGCCGCGCTGTACGAGCTGCTCGACGCCTCGGGCACGGTGGTGAAGACCGGGCGCAAGCAGGGCTTCTGCATCGAGGACACGCTGCCCTCCGACGACGGCCCTGCCCCGCCGCGGCGCTACGACTGCACGTCGCAGGGCGTCCAGGTCGGCTGGGCCGACTGGTACCCGGCGGTGCTCGACTGCCAGTGGATCGACGTCACCGACGTGCCGCCCGGCGACTACGTGCTGCGCGTGTTCTGGAATCCGACGCGGCGCATGCCCGAGACGCGGCTCGACAACAACGAAGGCCGCGTCCCGATCACCATCCCGGCGCCGAGCGACGCGCCGCCGGTGGTCGAGGCGATCCATCATCCGACCGCGACCACGACCGCGCGCACCGGCGACGTGCTCGAGGTGCGCTGGAGCGCGCACGACGACGTCGAGGTCGTCACGCAGGAGGTGTGGCTCACGACCGACGACGGCACGACCTGGCAGCAGCTCGTCGGCGACGTGCCGGGCGAGCGCGCGAGCTTCCGCTGGCGCGTGCCGGCGCGCATCGCGTCGCCGAGCGCGCGTCTCAAGGTGGTCGTGCGCGACGCCTCGGTGCAGCGCGGCGAGCTCGAGTCCGCGCCCTTCCGGATCGTGCGCGTGCCGGGAAAGCCGCTGCCGAAGGGCGACGCGAAGGACTGA
- a CDS encoding MBL fold metallo-hydrolase — MKRPPFELGLVQLSDKVHAYLQPDGGLGLSNAGLVGSARDALLVDTLFDLAHTRRMLDEIARKVTSDIGRVVNTHHNGDHCWGNQLVAGAEIIGHRRCAELMQTLPPESLQRLKLAPDTIPGARALRAGLDRFDFSGITVTPPTTFVPDDGMQLEVDGVEVRLIYVGPAHTAGDVVVHLPREGIVFTGDVVFRLCAPIGWEGTFARWIWALEQIAALDADTLVPGHGPVCGKEGALEMRDYLIYVRDESRRHFDAGRTVEEAALRIDLGPYAGWAESERIVFNVDRAYREFRGEPYDAPLDFVGLAAVSAKVREHHRAARAADAGHGQ; from the coding sequence ATGAAGCGCCCGCCCTTCGAGCTCGGTCTCGTCCAGCTGTCGGACAAGGTGCACGCCTACCTGCAGCCGGACGGGGGCCTCGGGCTCTCGAACGCAGGCCTCGTCGGCAGCGCGCGCGACGCCCTGCTGGTCGACACCCTGTTCGACCTCGCGCACACGCGCCGCATGCTCGACGAGATCGCGCGCAAGGTGACCTCCGACATCGGACGCGTCGTCAACACGCACCACAACGGCGACCACTGCTGGGGCAACCAGCTCGTCGCCGGCGCGGAGATCATCGGACACCGCCGCTGCGCGGAGCTGATGCAGACGCTGCCGCCGGAGTCGCTGCAGCGTCTCAAGCTGGCGCCCGACACGATCCCCGGCGCGCGCGCGCTGCGCGCGGGGCTCGACCGCTTCGACTTCAGCGGCATCACGGTCACGCCGCCGACGACCTTCGTTCCCGACGACGGCATGCAGCTCGAGGTCGATGGCGTGGAGGTGCGCCTGATCTACGTCGGACCCGCGCACACCGCGGGCGACGTCGTCGTCCACCTGCCGCGCGAAGGCATCGTGTTCACCGGCGACGTCGTCTTTCGCCTGTGCGCGCCGATCGGCTGGGAGGGAACGTTCGCGCGCTGGATCTGGGCGCTCGAGCAAATCGCCGCGCTCGACGCCGACACGCTGGTGCCGGGTCACGGACCGGTGTGCGGCAAGGAGGGCGCGCTCGAGATGCGCGACTACCTGATCTACGTGCGCGACGAGAGCCGGCGGCACTTCGACGCCGGACGCACGGTGGAGGAGGCGGCGCTGCGCATCGACCTCGGGCCGTACGCCGGCTGGGCCGAGTCCGAGCGCATCGTGTTCAACGTCGACCGCGCCTACCGCGAGTTCCGCGGCGAGCCGTACGACGCGCCGCTCGACTTCGTCGGCCTCGCTGCGGTGTCGGCGAAGGTGCGCGAGCACCACCGCGCGGCGCGCGCCGCAGACGCCGGACACGGCCAGTGA